The Salvelinus sp. IW2-2015 linkage group LG8, ASM291031v2, whole genome shotgun sequence genome window below encodes:
- the LOC111968144 gene encoding suppressor of cytokine signaling 3 encodes MSSVTHPEARGQGSDVHPLRYKPFSSHAHYQQVLCAVRKLQESGFYWGAVGGREASALLRSQPPGTFLVRDSSDHHYFFTLSVQTARGTKNLRIHSQGGSFYLQPDPHCTHTPPRFDCVLKLIGHYMGKEGGGGGDGEAGVRTGGGMAATAGETVGTGSLYLIHSGGEKVPLELRRPLPSSLSSLQHLCRRTLNGHLGGPDPPDTHQLPHTLRDFLAEYDAPI; translated from the exons ATGAGCAGCGTTACCCACCCAGAggccagaggtcaggggtcagacgtGCACCCCCTGCGCTACAAACCCTTCAGCTCGCACGCACACTACCAACAG GTGCTGTGTGCGGTGCGTAAGCTACAGGAGAGTGGGTTCTACTGGGGTGCAGTGGGGGGTCGTGAGGCCAGCGCTCTGCTCCGCTCCCAGCCCCCCGGGACCTTCCTGGTCCGAGACTCCTCCGACCACCACTACTTCTTCACACTGTCGGTCCAGACGGCTCGCGGGACCAAGAACCTCCGGATCCACAGCCAGGGGGGAAGCTTTTACCTGCAGCCTGACCCCCACTGCACGCACACGCCCCCGCGCTTCGACTGTGTGCTCAAACTGATTGGACACTAcatggggaaggagggaggtggaggaggagatggggaggccGGGGTAAGGACAGGGGGAGGCATGGCTGCGACTGCAGGGGAGACTGTGGGGACAGGGAGTTTGTATCTGATCCACTCTGGGGGAGAGAAGGTTCCGTTAGAACTGCGTcgacccctcccctcctccctgtcctccctccagCACCTGTGTAGAAGGACCCTGAACGGACACCTGGGGGGCCCGGATCCCCCCGACACACACCAGCTCCCTCACACTCTAAGAGACTTCTTGGCGGAGTACGATGCTcccatctaa